The sequence below is a genomic window from Echeneis naucrates chromosome 13, fEcheNa1.1, whole genome shotgun sequence.
CATAAACCCATCATTGTCAGCCTCACCAATCCCTTCCACAcgctgaaatgtgtgttttcacccCCCAGtcctttctccttcccttccttgtTCTTCTCCTCCTGCCCTCCTGTCAGCTAGAGTCTCAGCGCAGTGAGCCAAGCAACGAGCCCACTCTGAGAGCAGTCTCAACCTCCACAATACCTTCGCCCACCCGTCCTAAAGATAACAGCAGCAAATGTGAGGAGGTGGCAGTATGCAAGCCCGGCATCCTGCTTCCTGTATGGCAGCCCAACCGACCTGGAATGGGCCATCAGGTGGCTAGAGCTGTGGTCTACTTTGTGTCACTGATGTACATGTTCCTGGGGGTGTCCATAATCGCTGACCGCTTCATGGCATCTATAGAGGTCATCACATCGCAGGTGAGGACAACTGTATTGGGGGAGAGTGGcctcctgttttttatttgtcttcacTTACTTGACTTCAAATCATGATGAATTTATAATTGTGAAGTCATCAGAAATGAAGGCATATATCCATATCCTGATCTATagcacaaaaacagactgtGGATGTGCTTAACTCAGTGCATCCTTGAACGCTTACACTGGATAactctaactttttttttatccttttattaTCTGTAAGTGAATTGTTTAGTCCATAAAAATCTGGAGATTATCAAAACAGTGACACAGCTGGTACATAGTCCAACTATTGCTCATTCCTGTGTAGGATGAAAGCACAGGATAGATCTATATATatcaattaattcattcatcttccatgtcttttctgtttctgggtcgcagggggtcCTAGAcctaatcccagctcacattgagtgagggcaggatacaccctgcctgacagggccaacatacagagacagacagaggcaaacagccacccacactcagacctatgggccATTTAGAGTcagaacctggaggaaacccatgcagcacagggagaaaatgaaaaccctgcacagaaaggccccaggcctgggaatccCCGACTTTTcaattgtggggcaacagcactaaccactatgccgccatgctgccccatacatatatatacatatactaattgattgatatatatatatatatctattaTACATCTGAAAACACTGCGCTTTAAACTGGATCAAAGTACTAGATATAAATTTTGACCctttgtgtctgcagtgtgatggaatcttgttgtttttttttcttttatccaaACTTTGTGTGCACAGATCTCTCACACCAGCAGATTACGGTTCAGGAGTAAACTGCAAGCAGGGAGGTCCTAGATCTCCAGTCCATTCTGATAGGGGAGTCGGTGTGATCTTTTTTGGAGGGGTGGggtaaaatcaaatcaaatttactCCCACACCATCAACTCATAATAGAATTACATCAAAGAAAGACCGGGTGAAGACCAACCTTTTTATTTAGAATTATCTAAAGAGATCCATCAAGTCCCTCTAGCAAACGCTTGGATCTTGCAGGAGAATGAGaatagggagagagaggacaaaatgttgttttaaatgatgaaactatagaacTTGGTGAGATTTAAAGGTGAGTAcaattctccctctctctctctctctctctctctctctctgtgtatttgtgtgtgcctTTTGGAATGAGAAGTAACAGGTTTATTGAAGCTGCTCATCcttctgactgtgtgtctgcctACCTGCCTGTCTGACGGTTTCCTTGCCTTTCTGACtatctggctgtctgtctgcctgtctgatcGCTTTACTGCCTGTCTTTTTggttgtttctgctgctgcagtagaAGATGTCATAGagccaacagaaaaataaaaggcattAATTAAAGTGATCATAGTGTCAGAACAGTAAGACAGTGAACACGAAAAGGCTGTGACTGAAATCTAtggttgtgtgtgggtgtcaaCAGGAGAAGGAGGTGACCATCACGATGCCTAACGGGGAGACTTCAGTGGCAACAGTTCGAATCTGGAATGAAACTGTGTCCAATCTCACTCTCATGGCTCTGGGCTCCAGCGCCCCAGAGATACTGCTGTCTGTCATAGAGgtacacacatgtacatacacacacacatgcacaccgaCACATGTTACaaccctctctgtctcctttcagGTGTGTGGTCATAACTTCGAGGCTGGTGAGCTGGGACCAGGAACCATTGTTGGCAGCGCTGCCTTCAACATGTTTGTGATCATTGGgatctgtgtgtgggtgatCCCCAACAACGAGACACGCAAGATCAAACACTTGCGTGTTTTCTTCATCACCGCCTTCTGGAGCATTTTCGCCTATATCTGGCTCTACCTTATCCTGTCTGTCATGACACCAGGCGTGGTTGAGGTGAAATGCCATTGATTTGAGGAGAGACTCAGTTGATAACAAGgacacattttcattctgtttgagtgaaacatttatatttctgcTTCAATGTCACTGAAGGAAgaaactgctaaaaaaaaagcCCTCTTGAGGATGCCACTGATGTGACACTGATGATGTTACCTATGTGGCCctgaaagattttctttttttatcctctgGATGAAAGAAGAACATACTGTATGATAATAATGATGCTCTGTGAGGATGATCATGCTGTCATCTTCACAGTTGCCAGATCTCAACCTAGTTGACCATGTGTGAGATTTTGGGTGGctttctgttgttctttttcatcatcaaggTTCAAGAAGAagtgatggtgatgataatCTTTAATCACTTCATCTGTTTATTTCAGGTGTGGGAAGCCTTTGTGACCCTGCTGTActtccctgtgtgtgtcatcCTTGCTTGGATCGCTGACCGCCGCCTGCTCTTTTACAAGTACATGGGCAAGCGTTACCGTGCCCACAAGCGACACGGCATTGTCGTAGAAACTCAGGGAGACTTGACACCCAACAAAGGTGGCATGGAAATGATCATAGATGGCAAATTCCCACCACGGGGGGGTGCTGTGGTCCCTGCTGAAAATTGCCTGGAAGCTCAGGATGGTATAGCTGCAGCCAATAATATtggtgcagcagcaggaacCATAGCAATGGGAGCCGGGGGCAACCTGCCCAACTCCAACAGCATGTTTGGTAATGTGGAGAGCAGCAAGGAGCTGGACGAGAGCCGCAAAGAGGTGGGTGTTGGGGTGTCATACATCATACAGCATCATGGTGCAGAGATCACACAGATGTCACAAAGAGTTCCAAAAGACGCAGTCAACACCAACCTGTCTGTTAAAGCATTACACATCACTTTAATCCCTGATAAACTGTGAGTTAGATAGGTGAGTTCTATGAACACAATAATGACAATTAATGTGACTGACTCATTGCTGGAACTAGACTCTAGTGGTTTGTAAAGGAACCACAGGTTTTACTCCTCAGTATTTCCTTCATGTTTCAGTCCTAGGGGTTTCCACCTGATTTGGAGGTTTAGGCATTCAGTTAGATTTTGGGACTTCCAGTCATGTGTATGAACATATGTAGTTTTtagttcagtgtgtgttgtcttGATCATCATGAGTGTGTCCACCCTCTCCAGGTCATTCGTATTCTGAAGGAATTGAAGCAGAAATATCCCGACAAAGAGCTGGACCAGCTGGTGGAGCTTGCCAACTACTATGCCCTGCTGCACCAACAAAAGAGCAGAGCCTTCTACCGCATTCAGGTGtatgatataatatatattattcatcAATAgcacctgaaaaacacacagtccagACCTAAAGTTCATAAAGATCATTAAATAATTTCAAGAGCTGGTTCAAGTTTAAACAGACCTCGTTTAACCAGACCAAACCTTTttcaagcatttaaaaaaatctctgttTTTTCTATGATATGAAAGTTTGAGCATGCTAACTAACGTTGTGTTTTGAACTCCTGCTGTTTGTGACCTTCAAGGCAACTCGTATGATGATTGGCGCCGGTAATGTCCTGAAGAAGCATGCAGCTGACCATGCACGCAGAGCAGCTGttcctgatgaagaaacaccAGAAGAAGATGACTTGGGGATATGCAGCCGCATTTCATTCGAAAGTGCCCACAGTCAGTGCATGGAGAACTGTGGTGTTCTGACCCTGGCTGTGGTCTGCCAAGGTAATAAATCATGACCTGATAGTGAGTTCACATGAACAAGTCAGAAAGCTGGTGTGGGAATAAAGTCTAAATCTTAAATATAAATCTTATTAGATATATAGTATGTCTCAATATACAACTTCAACTTCACAGTCTTTGTGTTAAAAATTTACTCTCTGCGTTGGAACTTTAAAGGTTGAGTAAAATCCtggctttttctttattagGCTGAATCAAAGCTAAAATTCTCTCATCCTTTATTTTTACCTCATTCTGCCTGTGAGACAAAAGTAGTTTCCTTTTgaaattttatataaaaattcCCTTCAAATTCTCAGTTTAAACATAAGATACTCCAGTGTAGGAAATTGTAAAGTCTCACTACAGCCAGGGATGGAGGTTAGGGTAACCCTAACCTCCCTTCCTTCCAATGCACTACGCTTCCATTCACAGATACATGTCATGTTTGTGATCTTTGACAGACTCTTATGAAAAGTGATCATATTCTATGTTGGACTTGTTCAGGGGGTCTGGGAGAAAATACCTTCTATGTCGACTACAGGACTGAGGATGGTTCTGCCAATGCTGGCTCAGATTATGAGTACAGTGAAGGGACTCTTGTGTTCAAACCTGGAGACACTCGTAAAGAGATCAAGGTAAGTGAGCTCTGCACCACCAACCACCAGACAAACACCACAGTGGGCCACAGACTTCACCAACGCCCTCATATGCGCTCAAAGTCAGATggatgaagaaaaaagtgagCATGCGAGTTTGAGTTCCTCATCA
It includes:
- the LOC115052843 gene encoding sodium/calcium exchanger 2-like isoform X1, with the protein product MCVFTPQSFLLPFLVLLLLPSCQLESQRSEPSNEPTLRAVSTSTIPSPTRPKDNSSKCEEVAVCKPGILLPVWQPNRPGMGHQVARAVVYFVSLMYMFLGVSIIADRFMASIEVITSQEKEVTITMPNGETSVATVRIWNETVSNLTLMALGSSAPEILLSVIEVCGHNFEAGELGPGTIVGSAAFNMFVIIGICVWVIPNNETRKIKHLRVFFITAFWSIFAYIWLYLILSVMTPGVVEVWEAFVTLLYFPVCVILAWIADRRLLFYKYMGKRYRAHKRHGIVVETQGDLTPNKGGMEMIIDGKFPPRGGAVVPAENCLEAQDGIAAANNIGAAAGTIAMGAGGNLPNSNSMFGNVESSKELDESRKEVIRILKELKQKYPDKELDQLVELANYYALLHQQKSRAFYRIQATRMMIGAGNVLKKHAADHARRAAVPDEETPEEDDLGICSRISFESAHSQCMENCGVLTLAVVCQGGLGENTFYVDYRTEDGSANAGSDYEYSEGTLVFKPGDTRKEIKVGIIDDDIFEEDEHFFVRLLNLRVGDAEGMFESDEVGTTPKACLVEPLVATVTILDDDHAGIFTFSQHVVRVSESVGTMEVTVARNSGARGTVILPYHTESGTAKAGEDYEDARGELEFTNDQTTQTLQVMIIDDEEYEKHENFFIVLEEPRWLKRGISALLLNQEGVVGQMSAEEEEARRIAEMGKPILGEHSRLEVVIEESYEFKSTVDKLIKKTNLALVIGTHSWREQFVEAVTVSAGDGDDDEEGREERLPSCYDYIMHFLTVFWKVLFACVPPTEYWNGWACFFVSISVIGLLTAIIGDLASHFGCTVGLRDTVTAVVFVALGTSIPDTFASKVAAMQDQHADASVGNVTGSNAVNVFLGIGVAWSVAAIYWKIKGKEFKVDPGSLAFSVTLFTIFAFICMAVLLFRRRPSIGGELGGPKLPRLLTSLLFLGLWFLYILFSSLEAYCQINGF